CTTCTTAATGAGACCAAGCACCTGGGCCTGGGTTAATACATCAAGTCCTGTTGTGGATTCATCAGATATCACCAATTGCGGATTACAGGATAACGCCATGGCAATGGCCACCCTCTGCTTCATACCGCCGCTGAATTCATGGGGATAACTCTTCCAACGATTACGGTCAATCCCTACCATTTCCAACAAATCACATGCTCGATGAATTGCCTTCTTTTTCGATGTCCGTTCATGGAGAATAATTGCTTCGGCAATTTGTTCCCCTACTGTGTACACTGGATTTAGGGCGTTCATGGCACTTTGCGGAATAACTGAAATCGTCTTCCATCTTAATTCCTCAAGTAGTGAAGTGGATGCCTGCAACAGGTCTACTCCATTGATTATTGCTTTACCTGAAACCACCTTCCCAGGATACTCAATAAGGCGAAGTATGGATTGAGCCACCGTGGTTTTTCCACAGCCTGACTCTCCTATAAGTCCCAGCATTTCTCCTTTTTTTACTGAGAAGCTCACATTTTCAACAGCCTTTGCCGTTCCTTTATTTGTATAGAAATAGGTAGATAATTCCTCTACAGTTAAAACATTTTCCATATCTATCACCCCTTCCGTAACCTGGGATTAAGGATTTCCTCCATGGAATACCCGGTAAATGCAAATCCAATCACAAGGGTTGTGATTAATAAACCTGGAGGCAACACCCACCATACCCAGGCATCAGTTAAGAAAGCACCCCTAGCCTGAGCATAATAAAGAATCGTTCCCCAACTTTTATTAAATGGGTCTCCTAATCCCAGAAAGCTTAGTGAGGCCTCTATCAAAATGGAATGACTGGCTGCCATAACAAATTGAGAAAGGGCCAACGGGATCACACCAGGCAAGATATGCTTTCGCAGAATGGTAGGAATACTGGTGCCGATGGAGCGGGCTGCCTCTACATATCCTCTTGTTTTTAAATTTAATACTTGAGAGCGAATCACCCTGGCCGGACTAGCCCAAGTTAACACGCTAATGACAAAGATAATGTTCCAAAAACTGGGTCCAACAAAAGCAGCCAATAGGATCATTAACGGTAAGAATGGAATGACAAGAACTAAATCTACCAGCCGCATTAAAATAGAATCGATTTTCCCCCCATAATAACCAGAGACAATACCTACCAGACAGCCAATAAGTATGGAAATAAAAGCAGCAATAACCCCGATTAATAAGGAAATCCTTGTGCCATAAAGCAGTTCGCTAAAGATATCCTGACCAATATCATTGGTCCCTAACAAAAAGTCACTGTTTGGCGGCAAAAAAGGACTTGCGACCCGATCATCCGGGGAATAAGGAGCTATCCAAGGCGCAAATACAGCAATAAATACAAAAATGCCTAAGATGGATAGTCCTACCATTCCGAGATTATTTGACTTAAACACTTCCCAATCATGTTTCCATTTTTCTCTATCCATTGCTTCTTCCCACCTTAGGATCCAATAATGGATATATAATATCAGCTAAGAAATTGGCGATAACTACAGTAAAGGTAATAATTAAGAAGG
This is a stretch of genomic DNA from Microaerobacter geothermalis. It encodes these proteins:
- a CDS encoding ABC transporter permease yields the protein MDREKWKHDWEVFKSNNLGMVGLSILGIFVFIAVFAPWIAPYSPDDRVASPFLPPNSDFLLGTNDIGQDIFSELLYGTRISLLIGVIAAFISILIGCLVGIVSGYYGGKIDSILMRLVDLVLVIPFLPLMILLAAFVGPSFWNIIFVISVLTWASPARVIRSQVLNLKTRGYVEAARSIGTSIPTILRKHILPGVIPLALSQFVMAASHSILIEASLSFLGLGDPFNKSWGTILYYAQARGAFLTDAWVWWVLPPGLLITTLVIGFAFTGYSMEEILNPRLRKG
- a CDS encoding ABC transporter ATP-binding protein codes for the protein MENVLTVEELSTYFYTNKGTAKAVENVSFSVKKGEMLGLIGESGCGKTTVAQSILRLIEYPGKVVSGKAIINGVDLLQASTSLLEELRWKTISVIPQSAMNALNPVYTVGEQIAEAIILHERTSKKKAIHRACDLLEMVGIDRNRWKSYPHEFSGGMKQRVAIAMALSCNPQLVISDESTTGLDVLTQAQVLGLIKKLQRELNLSIILISHDLPMVTSVCDRIAIMYAGKIVEWADTKDIVHRAKHPYSQGLLGATPDLKDPDKECISIPGSVPNLVNPPTGCRFHNRCPQAMERCKVEEPPLKNLGNHHYSACFLEEVSQ